The genomic segment GCGCCGGTGGACACGCCGCCCAGCGGCCTCGAGCAACTCGTGTTGCCGCCCGAGCGCCTGCGGGTGATGCTCGCCGCGCACGACCCGCGGGCCGGGTGGTCGGCCCTGCCTATCGGCAGCCTCGCCGACGACGCCCTGCTCTCGCCCAGCCCCGAGTTGGCCCCGGGCGCCATCGAGCAGACGTACGCGAACCTGCGGCGCCTGGGGCTCGCCTCCGGGCCGGCCCGGCACACGAGTAGCATGCCCGAGGGCTTCGCGCTGGTGGCCCTCGGGGAATACGTGAGTCTGCTCTACGCCTCGCTCGGGGCCGTGCTGCCCAGCTTTCCGGTGGTGCTGCTGCCCCTGGTGGAGCACCTGACCGACGATCACTTCGTGCTGCGCTGGCGGCGCGGCACACCCGCCGCGCAGGTGCACGCCCTGTTGACCTGCGCTCGGCAGGTGCTGGGGACCCTCCCCGGCTGAGGCCCCGCCATACCCGAACTGGCGCGCAACGACCACAAAAAGTATTGGCCGGAACGGCGGTGGCCGCTCACGCTGAGGAAGGCTGCGGACCCAGTGCCGCGCAGACGTGCGGGTCGTGAGCGCGTGGCCTGGCTTGCCCCGTGTCCGGTTCGCCCAGCGGTCCGGCGCCGACAGCCCGCCGTGGAAGGCGCTCTCCAGGACCGCGGCGCGCAGGAGGAATCAGACAGATGATGGGACGGCAATCACCTTCACGGTGGACCCCGGTGAGGTGCGGCCTCTTCCGGCAGGTGCTGGGCCGACCACCTGCTTGCTCTTTCGGGGCGCGGCAGTCAAGGGGTCCGCCGCCGGTGGGCCTCGCCTGCGGTGGGCCTGGCCGCCAGAGCGCCGCCGCCGGATGGAGCAGCGGGGCCTGAAGCCCTGCGGTCCCAGTTTGCGCGGGGTCTCGCTGCCAGCCGGGACGGGGACGGGGCCGCCCCGCGCGCCGACAAGCACCTTGGCCCCGTGTGGTGGGTCCACCGGGAGGGAGGAGACTCAAGATGCCCAAGACTGTTCCCGCCGGCGTCGCCGAGGTGCCTGGGGTGGGCCTGATCCACCTGAACGCCGCACCTGATCCCTTTGACGGGCGCGACCTGGAGTACCGGCCCAGGTTGGAACCCTTGCCCCCGGCCCTCGACCAGAGAGACGGTCCCGGCGAGCGGCATGTGCTGCGCCAGCAGGGCAACTCCTGCACGGGTCACGCGGTCGCAGCGGTGATCAACACCGTTCTCGCCCGCTCCGGACAGGCCCGGCCCCCCAGGGTCAGCCCCTACATGCTCTACCGCCTCGCGCGCCGCTACGACGAATTTCCCGGTGAGGAGGACGCCGGTTCCTCCCTGCGGGGGGCTTTCAAGGGCTGGTTCCATCACGGCGTGGCGCCCGAGTCGCGGTGGCCTGAGCTGAGGATGCGGTGCGAACCCGAGCTGGAGGAAGAAGGCTTTGCGCGCGAGTGCCGGGGCTGCCCCCTGGGAGCGTTTTACCGCGTCAACCCGTATCGCCTCGACGACATGCAGTCGGCCATTTCCGAACTGAACGCCATCGCCGTGTCGGGGGCGGTGCATCAGGGCTGGCTTGAGCCCCGGGTGCTGCACCAGGGGGGGCGGACCCTGCACGTGATCGCGCGTCCCACGGACGCCCGCGCCCTGGGGGGGCACGCGTTCGCGCTGGTCGGGTACAACGAGGTGGGGTTTCTGGTGCAGAACTCCTGGGGGTCCGGGTGGGGTGGGGGCGGCTTCGCGACCCTCCCCTACGACGACTGGCTGCGCTCGGCTTACGACGCCTGGGTGGCCCGTCCGGGCGTGCCCAGCACCCCGTTCACGGCTGGCCTGACCCACGGGGCGCTGGGGACCGCCAGAAGGCTCGTGACTGCCCCTGGGCCGAACCTCCAGCGCCTGGCGGCGCATGTGGTGAACCTGGGCAACGGGGGGCGGCTCTCGACGAGCGGCCACTTCGTCAGCTCGCCGGCCCAGGTGGACGCCATCTTCCGGCAGATGCAACAACGTCACGACCTCTGGCGGCGGGAGGGGACCGCGGCCCGCCGGCACGTCCTGCTGTACGCCCACGGCGGCCTGGTCAGTGAGGCGGACGGCCTCAAGATCGCGCACAAGCACCTGAACTGGTGGCTGAACAACCGCGTCTACCCGGTGTCGCTGGCCTGGCAAAGCGGCCCCGCAGAGACGCTCGTCGATCACCTCGTGGACACGGCGCGGGGACGCCTTCCCGCCGGGGGCCTGGGCTTCGACCTCGTTGAGCAGTTCGACCGCCTGGTGGAGGGCCTCTCCCGCAAGACCCTGCGCTGGATGTGGGACGAGATGAAAGAAAACGCGCGGGCGGCCTCCATCCCCATCGAGGACCCACGGCGGCTCCAGTGGCCGCCCGCGGATTCTGACGCACGTGACGGGATGGCGATCATGCCGGGCGCGTCGCTGGTGGTCGACCGCCTGCGGCGTTACGTCGAGCGGCACGGGGCCGAAGAGGTCGCGGTGCATCTCGTCGGGCACAGCGCGGGCGCCGTCTTCCACGCGGCGCTGCTCGAGCGCCTTAGGGAGGCCGGGCTCACGGTGGAGTCGGTGGCCCTGCTTGCCCCGGCCCTGCGGGTCGACGAGTTCCGGGAGCAGGTGCTGCCTCACCTGGGCAAAACGGTCAGGCACTTTGCCGTCTTTGCGCTCAGCGACGAGCGCGAGCTCGACGACGTGTGTGGGGCCGGGGGGGTCTCCGTTTACCACAAGTCCCTGCTGTACCTCGTCGCGCGCGCCCTGGAGCGCGGCGATTCAGGAGAGGTGCCGCTGCTTGGCCTGGCCCGCCACGCGGACGCCGCCTTCGGACCGGACGGCCAGACGCTGCGCGAGGAGATCGAGGCCAGGGGCGGCGCCTACATCACCGCCCGCAGCGACGCGCCGGATGACGCCTGCTCCGACGCCACTGCCCACGGGGGCTTCGATGACGACGCCCCCACGATGACCTCGGTCCTGTTGCGTGTGGTGGGCAAGCGGGAAGCGAGCGACGTCTTCGGATATCAGGCCGACACGGCCCTCCTCGACCAGGAAACCGCTGAAGTCCGGCTGGCCGACCGTGCCCTCCGGGGCGCCCGGAACCTTCACCAGGTGGCTCCGCCCATGCCAACGGCCAGCGGCGTGAAGCCTCCGGGCGAGACGCCGCTTCAACAGACCGCGCGCGCGTGGCCTCCCTCCGGGGGCTCAGGTGTCGCGTCTTTTCCCGGGGAGGACGCTTCCCCCAGCGGCATTGCGGTCCTGGATGTGCTCGAGCAGGCAGGCTGGGCCCTTCAACCCCCAGGGGGTGAGCAAGAGCACTTCGGTCAACCGCGGCTGCGAAGTGAAGGGTGGCCCGCGCGGTGATCATCTGCCCGACCGCCACGGCGCGGGTGAGGCCCCTGACCCTGCCGTGAAGCGAACGCCCGCAACGCCGGCTGGGGCGACGCCTCCCCAGCTCACCGCACCGCGTGGATCTGCCGGCCTCTCTCCCGCCGCTCTCCAGGGACGTGCACCTGGGGAAGCGGGGCTCCCCGGTGAGCTTCCACGCCCTCATGGGGCTATGCACGGGGCACCACCGGTGTGGGACGGCAGCGCGAGACGCCCACCCCGCGGTCGGTGCCGGACACGCCTCCCGCTCGTCCGGTGCCCATACCCGGAACGGTGACGCTCATCCAGAAAAAGTATTGGCGAAAAGAGGCACAGGCGTTCACGCTGGGGCGGCGGCGTAGAGAGGAAGCGACCTCATCCCTGGATTTTCCTTGCGCAGCCATCCTAGGTGGCCTGCACCTGGAGACGCCGCAGCAGGCAGAAACGGAGGTGAATGGCCCGGAGAATGTGTTCCTGAGAGGTCGGACTGGGCACTCACGCCTGAGCCCAGACCACGAGCAGCCGCTTTGAAACACGGCCTTCTCCAGGGCGAACGGGTGCACACCTGCTGCTTCGAGAAAGCCGCCGTCTTCCGCACGTCCGAAGGAGGACCCCTCATGGCAACCCTGACCAGGCCGGATGAACCCGAGACCACCCCTGCTCAGAATGGTCACACTCCGATCTCGAACCAAACGGAAGAGGAGGGCGTCGTTCCACGCAAATCCGTGATGCAGCCGCCCTCACCGGGTGAGGCGGGAGGCGCCCTGGACGAGGCCGGGAGCGATGACCTGGAAGCGGTCGAAGGCTACCGCCCGGGCGAAGCCCTGACCGCGGCTTCCGTCCATGTGCCCGACCTCGACAACCTGCGCGACATAGGCGAAGCCTCCTTTGGGGTGGCGCCTCCCCTGAGCGAGACCGT from the Deinococcus planocerae genome contains:
- a CDS encoding LysR family transcriptional regulator yields the protein MRDVDLRKLHCFVVVAEEGHLTRAAERLHLAQPPLSRLIKGLEGDLGVELFVRCPHGLTLTPAGEALLDVARHTLDLWRSGLRDVRRVAAEETRVLRLALPFVEVGGHPTLWAMLRAYHARRPDSRLELVALGGSAQDAALTGHHVDVGIQVLPAPVDTPPSGLEQLVLPPERLRVMLAAHDPRAGWSALPIGSLADDALLSPSPELAPGAIEQTYANLRRLGLASGPARHTSSMPEGFALVALGEYVSLLYASLGAVLPSFPVVLLPLVEHLTDDHFVLRWRRGTPAAQVHALLTCARQVLGTLPG